In the Oncorhynchus keta strain PuntledgeMale-10-30-2019 chromosome 29, Oket_V2, whole genome shotgun sequence genome, one interval contains:
- the LOC118362476 gene encoding protein lin-52 homolog isoform X2, which yields MASPNGGDDFESSLLSFEKLDRASPDLWPEQLPGVAEFAASCKNPITNSPPKWMAELESEDIEMLKELGSLTTANLMEKVKGLQNLAYQLGLEECYCPAER from the exons ATGGCGTCTCCAAATGGAG GTGATGATTTTGAGTCCTCTCTGCTGAGTTTTGAGAAGCTGGATAGAGCATCTCCTGACCTATGGCCAGAGCAAC TGCCAGGAGTTGCAGAATTTGCTGCATCTTGCAAAAAT CCAATTACCAATTCTCCACCCAAATGGATGGCTGAACTGGAGAGTGAGGACATTGAAATGTTAAAAG AGCTGGGGAGTCTGACCACAGCAAACCTGATGGAGAAGGTCAAAGGGCTACAGAATCTGGCCTACCAGCTGGGCCTTGAGGAGT gttattgtcctgctgaaaggtga